A DNA window from Porites lutea chromosome 6, jaPorLute2.1, whole genome shotgun sequence contains the following coding sequences:
- the LOC140942380 gene encoding uncharacterized protein — MEELTKEFNGKILSLRFSLTKSDEVIASQNAEAISRHEALLMSKLQSAHTVKESIIELKFTNGESEEEVSTWVKEHDKFLKEADEKALAIRQLVGKMEEDKRLADRMESDKKEMALAKMKHEERMSHERELLDQQVRFQKAVEASQQEQNAKKTVTAKLPKLSITKFDGTLANWPPFWNKFEAEIDKTELAPVTKFAYLKELVEPKVRADIDGLPLNTEGYERAKNIIKEEYGKPSEIVNAYVNNILELPTVTNADPNRVNSFYKTLLFNVQSLETLGKIERVNGMTRSVLDKLKGIKADLVRGQENWQDWDLPRLTQALKKWRDVNPATEENNVANKSTLPKRPEKKSPLYHAENRNQRLCVYCDDANHISRDCTRVSTMDERKRMLARKRMCFNCTGPKHHAAECKSKMRCQKCGQKHHTSICNQGDQLMTATGNKGRVVYPVVKVSVEGVLCRALLDTGAGSSYASAALLEKLPKRPRAKEVRRIEMMLGSTTREVELSTIKVRSTDGSEELNVDVTKVERRELLMIDNPHYQKIINSYDHLKGVEMTDCDPKPHLPVHLILGASEYAAIKTSERPRVGLPGEPVAEKTKLGWTIMSPGTEIDHGNMLLTQTSHVDYAELCRLDVLGLEDTPEHDQRAVYAEFREQLVRHPEGWYEASLPWKGNHPPLPNNKEVSLRRLSNLHNRLRRLDVTETYAEIIGKQKSEGIVEVASDPPQGKEFYIPHKPVIRMGAETTKLRIVYDASSSAKPQVPSLNDCLYAGPPLQNHLWSVLVRMRFHPVLITGDLQQAFLQVRIKEEERDALRFHWKTSEHSEVEVLRFTRALFGLVPSPFLLGGVIECHLETWETHMPQLVAELRKSLYVDDLISGKPTVPEAQQLKEGAIKIFADAKFTLHKWHSNVAELEGSERRVEDEGTFAKQQLGQSKAKTGGLLGLPWDKQEDQISVVLPQNEVVASKRALLRNLAKIYDPLGLAAPLTIKGKFIYRDVCNVKVAWDAPLPPQLANRWTRWKKELPAEVMVARALTCAQEQIEEIELHAFGDASKNGVCATVHAVVRQPSGVSQGLVTAKARLAKQGLTIPRLELVSAHMAANLITNVGRALQGFPVKQCYGWLDSSVALHWIKGGGEYKQFVANRVMKIQGHSEIYWRHVPTKENPADLGSRGGQVDDSKLWWQGPEWLSDKDRWPTDIVTSATPESQTEAKVTKELFNRATASTDCLDDLLGKFSLIKTLRIVAWAARFMRNSRLKKQERMAGPLTTYEINEQHLFWTKRAQEIQGDEVTEDRQRLGLKENEQGILVCRGRVQGHYPVYLPDMHPYTVKLVEEAHCRTLHGGVGLTMARIRERYWVPRLRRLTKKVIKQCYGCRRFQVRAAARPPPGNLPRDRTEGNRAFQVVGVDFAGPIKYRVTQKKEGKAYIILYACSLTRALYLELSKSMETSEFLRSLKRLIARKGRPEKIYSDNAKTFVAAASWLKQVQQDEQFHHYLSTENIQWQFNLSRAPWWGGQFERLVGLVKRSLNKTIGNGRLRWGELEDVLLDVEVTLNNRPLGYVEDDVQLPLITPNSMQFIGTTILPEKEPHRELRDLRKRAKYMKRCKDAMWTRWTKEYLRGLRERHNLKHDGKGSTLTVGDVVIVHSEDRNRGKWPLGIVEKLYTGRDGVVRGVKLRAGGGHLERAVNHLYPLELSCDRTPLTPQEQLNPEAREFRPTRDAAIAARVRMQDIADEEQAN, encoded by the coding sequence ATGGAGGAACTTACGAAAGAATTTAACGGAAAGATTCTGTCTCTAAGATTCTCTCTGACTAAGAGTGATGAAGTGATCGCTTCCCAAAACGCAGAAGCTATATCGAGACACGAGGCACTATTAATGTCTAAATTGCAGTCCGCTCATACCGTGAAAGAATCCATTATCGAGCTGAAATTTACAAATGGTGAATCAGAGGAGGAGGTCAGCACTTGGGTGAAAGAGCACGACAAATTTCTAAAGGAAGCGGATGAAAAGGCCTTGGCAATAAGACAACTAGTGGGGAAAATGGAAGAAGACAAGCGACTGGCAGACAGGATGGAATCTGATAAGAAGGAAATGGCCCTCGCGAAGATGAAACACGAGGAGCGAATGAGCCATGAGCGTGAGCTGTTAGATCAACAAGTGAGATTTCAAAAGGCCGTAGAAGCCAGTCAGCAAgaacaaaatgcaaagaaaacCGTGACTGCAAAGCTGCCAAAGCTTTCTATCACAAAATTCGACGGAACACTTGCAAATTGGCCGCCGTTCTGGAATAAATTCGAGGCCGAAATCGACAAAACGGAATTAGCGCCTGTGACAAAATTCGCCTACTTGAAAGAGCTAGTGGAGCCCAAAGTCAGGGCGGATATCGATGGCTTGCCGCTAAATACAGAAGGATATGAAAGAGCGAAAAACATAATAAAGGAAGAGTATGGGAAACCGAGTGAAATTGTCAACGCCTACGTCAATAACATTCTGGAACTCCCCACCGTGACGAACGCCGACCCGAACCGAGTGAATTCTTTCTATAAAACCCTGCTATTTAACGTCCAGTCACTGGAAACACTTGGAAAAATCGAGAGAGTAAACGGGATGACAAGAAGCGTGCTAGACAAATTGAAAGGAATTAAAGCCGATCTGGTCAGGGGACAAGAAAACTGGCAAGACTGGGATCTACCTCGTTTGACCCAGGCCCTGAAGAAATGGAGAGATGTAAACCCAGCGACTGAAGAAAATAACGTCGCAAACAAGTCTACGCTCCCCAAGCGCCCTGAGAAAAAATCTCCCCTGTACCATGCAGAAAATAGAAACCAGCGCCTTTGTGTTTACTGTGATGACGCCAATCACATCTCGCGGGATTGCACGCGCGTGTCCACGATGGACGAGAGGAAGAGAATGCTCGCGCGGAAACGAATGTGCTTTAATTGTACTGGGCCGAAACACCATGCTGCCGAATGCAAGAGTAAAATGCGTTGCCAGAAGTGCGGACAGAAACATCATACATCGATTTGCAACCAAGGAGACCAATTAATGACTGCCACCGGGAACAAAGGGCGTGTAGTTTATCCTGTTGTGAAAGTAAGCGTGGAGGGAGTACTGTGTCGTGCACTTCTAGATACAGGAGCTGGGAGTTCATATGCTTCGGCCGCGCTGTTAGAGAAACTTCCCAAGCGCCCTCGTGCAAAGGAGGTTCGTCGAATAGAAATGATGCTGGGATCGACCACACGTGAAGTAGAACTTTCCACAATCAAAGTACGCTCTACGGATGGCAGTGAAGAATTAAACGTTGATGTTACCAAGGTGGAAAGACGGGAATTGCTGATGATCGATAACCCACACTATCAAAAGATTATCAATTCGTACGATCATCTAAAGGGAGTTGAGATGACGGACTGCGACCCTAAGCCACATCTTCCAGTACATCTGATATTAGGGGCGAGCGAGTATGCAGCGATCAAGACGTCCGAACGGCCGCGCGTTGGACTGCCAGGGGAACCAGTGGCAGAGAAGACTAAGCTGGGGTGGACTATTATGTCACCGGGAACTGAGATTGACCACGGGAATATGCTGCTGACCCAAACGAGTCACGTGGACTATGCAGAACTATGTCGGTTAGACGTTCTAGGGCTTGAAGATACCCCTGAACATGATCAGCGCGCAGTCTACGCAGAGTTCCGAGAGCAATTGGTACGGCATCCCGAAGGCTGGTATGAAGCCTCGCTGCCATGGAAAGGTAACCACCCGCCTTTACCGAACAATAAAGAAGTCAGTTTGCGAAGGCTCAGCAACCTCCACAACAGACTTCGACGCTTGGATGTGACCGAGACTTATGCAGAGATCATCGGAAAACAGAAGTCCGAGGGAATAGTAGAAGTTGCAAGTGATCCGCCGCAGGGAAAAGAATTCTACATTCCCCACAAGCCGGTGATTCGTATGGGAGCTGAAACTACAAAGTTGAGGATCGTTTATGACGCCTCATCTAGTGCGAAACCCCAAGTTCCAAGCTTAAATGATTGTCTGTATGCCGGGCCGCCGCTTCAAAATCACCTGTGGAGTGTTTTAGTACGCATGCGTTTCCATCCAGTCCTTATCACTGGGGACCTGCAACAGGCCTTTCTCCAGGTGCGCATCAAGGAGGAAGAGAGAGATGCACTCAGGTTTCATTGGAAGACCAGCGAACATTCTGAAGTAGAAGTGTTGAGATTTACTCGAGCGCTGTTTGGTCTTGTGCCTTCTCCCTTTCTCCTCGGGGGAGTGATAGAGTGTCATCTTGAAACCTGGGAAACTCACATGCCACAACTTGTTGCTGAACTGCGCAAAAGCCTGTATGTAGACGATCTGATCAGCGGGAAACCAACAGTACCCGAAGCGCAACAGCTGAAAGAGGGAGCTATTAAAATCTTCGCGGACGCTAAATTCACACTGCACAAGTGGCACTCGAATGTTGCCGAGTTAGAAGGGAGTGAAAGAAGAGTCGAAGATGAGGGCACGTTTGCCAAACAGCAGCTCGGCCAATCAAAAGCAAAGACCGGTGGTTTGCTTGGACTCCCGTGGGACAAACAGGAAGACCAGATCAGTGTCGTTTTGCCTCAAAATGAGGTAGTCGCGTCCAAAAGAGCATTGTTGCGTAATCTGGCAAAAATCTACGATCCCCTTGGTCTTGCGGCGCCTTTAACTATCAAGGGAAAGTTCATCTACAGAGATGTATGCAACGTGAAAGTGGCCTGGGATGCGCCGCTACCCCCACAGCTAGCAAATCGGTGGACACGATGGAAGAAGGAGTTACCAGCCGAGGTCATGGTAGCAAGGGCCTTAACGTGTGCGCAAGAGCAGATTGAAGAAATCGAGCTTCACGCCTTCGGGGATGCAAGTAAGAACGGAGTGTGTGCAACAGTGCATGCAGTTGTGAGACAGCCATCGGGTGTGAGCCAGGGATTGGTTACTGCAAAAGCTCGACTAGCGAAGCAGGGGCTCACCATTCCGCGATTAGAGCTGGTGTCGGCGCATATGGCAGCAAATCTTATCACAAATGTAGGAAGAGCGCTCCAGGGTTTTCCCGTGAAACAGTGCTATGGATGGCTGGACAGCTCAGTGGCTCTCCATTGGATAAAGGGTGGTGGCGAGTACAAACAGTTCGTAGCAAATAGAGTGATGAAAATACAAGGGCATTCAGAGATCTATTGGCGCCATGTGCCCACCAAGGAAAATCCGGCAGACCTGGGAAGTCGAGGAGGGCAAGTCGATGACAGCAAGCTGTGGTGGCAAGGACCGGAGTGGCTTTCAGACAAAGACAGGTGGCCTACAGACATCGTGACAAGCGCTACTCCTGAGAGCCAAACAGAGGCTAAAGTTACCAAAGAACTTTTTAATAGAGCCACTGCATCAACTGACTGCCTTGATGATCTACTGGGAAAGTTTAGCCTGATAAAGACGTTAAGAATTGTCGCCTGGGCCGCGAGATTCATGCGAAATTCACGcctaaagaaacaagaaagaatgGCGGGTCCGCTGACAACCTACGAGATTAATGAACAACATCTGTTCTGGACCAAGCGCGCTCAAGAGATTCAAGGTGATGAAGTGACAGAAGACCGGCAAAGGCTGGGGTTAAAAGAGAATGAGCAGGGGATTCTCGTCTGTCGAGGTCGAGTTCAGGGACACTACCCCGTCTATCTGCCTGACATGCACCCCTACACAGTGAAACTCGTTGAAGAAGCCCATTGTCGTACTTTGCATGGGGGAGTCGGTTTGACAATGGCGCGCATCAGAGAGCGTTATTGGGTGCCGAGGCTCAGGCGTCTGACCAAAAAAGTGATTAAGCAGTGTTATGGTTGTCGCCGTTTCCAAGTTAGGGCCGCTGCTAGACCACCACCTGGAAATTTACCACGAGACAGAACCGAAGGAAATCGCGCCTTTCAAGTTGTCGGAGTTGACTTCGCGGGACCCATCAAGTACCGTGTGACCCAGAAGAAGGAAGGAAAGGCATACATAATCCTTTACGCTTGCAGCCTTACGCGAGCACTCTATTTGGAACTCAGCAAGAGCATGGAGACTAGCGAGTTTCTAAGAAGTCTAAAGCGCCTAATAGCCAGGAAAGGAAGGCCGGAGAAGATTTATTCGGACAACGCAAAAACGTTTGTTGCCGCAGCAAGTTGGCTAAAACAAGTCCAGCAAGATGAGCAGTTTCACCATTACCTGTCGACTGAGAACATCCAGTGGCAATTCAATTTGAGCCGCGCCCCATGGTGGGGCGGTCAGTTTGAGCGGTTAGTTGGCCTGGTGAAGCGTTCCCTTAACAAAACGATTGGAAATGGTCGCCTCAGATGGGGGGAACTTGAAGATGTACTCCTGGATGTGGAAGTGACCTTAAACAACCGCCCACTAGGTTACGTGGAGGATGATGTTCAATTACCTTTGATCACACCTAACAGTATGCAGTTCATCGGTACCACTATCCTACCAGAGAAGGAACCACATCGTGAGCTTCGTGATCTACGTAAACGGGCTAAGTACATGAAAAGGTGTAAAGACGCCATGTGGACCAGGTGGACCAAGGAGTACCTCAGAGGCCTTCGCGAGCGACATAACTTGAAACATGACGGGAAGGGAAGCACTTTGACTGTTGGCGATGTTGTCATAGTTCATTCGGAAGATCGAAACAGAGGGAAATGGCCACTGGGGATAGTAGAGAAGCTGTACACTGGCCGGGATGGAGTGGTTCGAGGAGTTAAGCTGCGGGCGGGAGGTGGTCACCTAGAGAGAGCAGTAAATCATCTCTACCCCTTGGAACTGTCGTGCGACCGGACGCCTTTGACACCCCAGGAACAGCTAAACCCGGAGGCTCGAGAGTTCAGACCCACCCGGGACGCAGCAATTGCAGCGAGAGTACGAATGCAAGATATTGCTGACGAAGAGCAAGCCAATTGA